The following coding sequences are from one Lycium ferocissimum isolate CSIRO_LF1 chromosome 3, AGI_CSIRO_Lferr_CH_V1, whole genome shotgun sequence window:
- the LOC132050073 gene encoding BRASSINOSTEROID INSENSITIVE 1-associated receptor kinase 1-like isoform X2: MLLVTLKTGDALNALKTNLADPNSVLQSWDPTLVNPCTWFHVTCNNENSVTRVDLGNADLSGQLVPQLGQLQKLQYLELYSNNISGRIPNELGNLTELVSLDLYLNNLIGPIPASLGKLQKLRFLRLNNNSLSGGIPMSLTTIGALQVLDLSNNHLTGAVPVNGSFSLFTPISFANNQLEVPPAAPPPPLPPTPSSSSSVGNSATGAIAGGVAAGAALLFAAPAIFLAWWRRRKPQDHFFDVPAEEDPEVHLGQLKRFSLRELQVASDNFSNRNILGRGGFGKVYKGRLADGSLVAVKRLKEERTQGGELQFQTEVEMISMAVHRNLLRLRGFCMTPTERVLVYPYMENGSVASRLRERAESEPPLDWPKRKRIALGSARGLAYLHDHCDPKIIHRDVKAANILLDEEFEAVVGDFGLAKLMDYKDTHVTTAVCGTIGHIAPEYLSTGKSSEKTDVFGYGVMLLELITGQRAFDLARLANDDDVMLLDWVKGLLKDKKYETLVDADLQGNYNEEEVEQLIQVALLCTQSTPTERPKMSEVVRMLEGDGLAERWEEWQKEEMFRQDFNHAHHHPHADWIIADSISNIRPDELSGPR, translated from the exons ATGTTGCTGGTAACACTGAag ACAGGTGATGCCTTGAATGCTCTGAAGACAAATTTGGCTGATCCTAATAGTGTTCTACAGAGTTGGGATCCAACCCTTGTTAATCCTTGTACTTGGTTCCATGTGACATGCAACAATGAAAATAGTGTGACTAGAGT TGATCTAGGAAATGCAGATCTATCAGGTCAACTGGTACCACAGCTTGGCCAACTCCAGAAATTGCAGTACTT GGAACTTTATAGTAATAACATAAGCGGAAGAATTCCAAATGAACTGGGAAACTTGACAGAGTTGGTTAGCTTGGATCTTTACCTGAATAACTTAATTGGTCCAATCCCTGCCTCATTGGGCAAGCTTCAGAAACTACGCTTCCT GAGGCTCAATAATAACAGTTTGAGTGGAGGTATTCCTATGTCTCTAACCACCATTGGTGCACTTCAAGTACT TGATCTCTCAAACAATCATTTGACAGGAGCAGTTCCAGTCAACGGTTCCTTTTCACTTTTTACTCCTATAAG TTTTGCTAATAATCAGTTGGAAGTTCCTCCAGCTGCTCCAcctcctcctcttcctcctacaccatcatcttcttcttcag TGGGCAATAGCGCAACTGGAGCCATCGCTGGAGGAGTTGCTGCAGGCGCTGCTCTTCTATTTGCAGCTCCTGCAATTTTTCTTGCTTGGTGGCGTCGAAGGAAACCACAAGACCACTTCTTTGATGTTCCTG CTGAGGAGGATCCAGAAGTGCATCTAGGACAACTCAAGAGGTTTTCCTTGCGTGAACTACAAGTTGCATCAGATAATTTTAGCAACAGAAATATACTCGGTAGAGGTGGATTTGGTAAGGTTTATAAGGGCCGGTTAGCTGACGGGTCTTTAGTTGCAGTGAAAAGACTAAAAGAGGAACGTACTCAAGGTGGTGAGTTACAATTTCAGACAGAAGTAGAAATGATCAGCATGGCTGTACACCGAAATCTACTGCGTTTACGGGGCTTTTGTATGACACCCACTGAGCGGGTGCTTGTTTATCCTTACATGGAGAATGGAAGTGTTGCATCACGTTTAAGAG AGAGGGCTGAATCAGAGCCCCCACTTGACTGGCCAAAAAGGAAGCGTATTGCACTTGGATCTGCAAGAGGCCTTGCTTACTTGCATGATCATTGTGATCCTAAAATTATTCATCGTGATGTCAAAGCGGCAAATATCTTATTGGATGAGGAGTTTGAAGCAGTTGTTGGGGATTTTGGGTTAGCTAAACTCATGGACTACAAGGACACTCATGTAACCACTGCTGTATGTGGTACAATTGGGCATATTGCACCTGAGTATTTATCCACTGGTAAATCTTCTGAGAAAACTGATGTGTTTGGCTATGGGGTTATGCTTCTAGAGCTCATAACTGGGCAGAGGGCTTTTGATCTTGCTCGACTTgccaatgatgatgatgtcatgTTGCTAGATTGG GTGAAGGGACTGCTGAAGGACAAGAAATATGAAACATTAGTTGATGCAGATCTTCAAGGTAATTACAATGAAGAAGAGGTGGAACAGCTAATTCAGGTAGCTCTACTCTGCACGCAGAGTACGCCTACGGAACGTCCAAAGATGTCAGAAGTTGTAAGAATGCTTGAAGGTGATGGCCTTGCTGAGAGGTGGGAGGAATGGCAAAAGGAAGAGATGTTCCGACAAGATTTTAACCATGCCCACCACCACCCCCATGCTGATTGGATAATAGCCGACTCTATTTCAAATATCCGACCGGATGAGTTGTCAGGACCGAGATGA
- the LOC132050073 gene encoding BRASSINOSTEROID INSENSITIVE 1-associated receptor kinase 1-like isoform X1 has protein sequence MDQSVLVIWVFLCLIGLLLNLSHVAGNTEGDALNALKTNLADPNSVLQSWDPTLVNPCTWFHVTCNNENSVTRVDLGNADLSGQLVPQLGQLQKLQYLELYSNNISGRIPNELGNLTELVSLDLYLNNLIGPIPASLGKLQKLRFLRLNNNSLSGGIPMSLTTIGALQVLDLSNNHLTGAVPVNGSFSLFTPISFANNQLEVPPAAPPPPLPPTPSSSSSVGNSATGAIAGGVAAGAALLFAAPAIFLAWWRRRKPQDHFFDVPAEEDPEVHLGQLKRFSLRELQVASDNFSNRNILGRGGFGKVYKGRLADGSLVAVKRLKEERTQGGELQFQTEVEMISMAVHRNLLRLRGFCMTPTERVLVYPYMENGSVASRLRERAESEPPLDWPKRKRIALGSARGLAYLHDHCDPKIIHRDVKAANILLDEEFEAVVGDFGLAKLMDYKDTHVTTAVCGTIGHIAPEYLSTGKSSEKTDVFGYGVMLLELITGQRAFDLARLANDDDVMLLDWVKGLLKDKKYETLVDADLQGNYNEEEVEQLIQVALLCTQSTPTERPKMSEVVRMLEGDGLAERWEEWQKEEMFRQDFNHAHHHPHADWIIADSISNIRPDELSGPR, from the exons ATGGATCAGTCGGTGTTGGTGATCTGGGTATTTCTTTGCTTAATTGGGTTGCTTTTGAACTTGTCACATGTTGCTGGTAACACTGAag GTGATGCCTTGAATGCTCTGAAGACAAATTTGGCTGATCCTAATAGTGTTCTACAGAGTTGGGATCCAACCCTTGTTAATCCTTGTACTTGGTTCCATGTGACATGCAACAATGAAAATAGTGTGACTAGAGT TGATCTAGGAAATGCAGATCTATCAGGTCAACTGGTACCACAGCTTGGCCAACTCCAGAAATTGCAGTACTT GGAACTTTATAGTAATAACATAAGCGGAAGAATTCCAAATGAACTGGGAAACTTGACAGAGTTGGTTAGCTTGGATCTTTACCTGAATAACTTAATTGGTCCAATCCCTGCCTCATTGGGCAAGCTTCAGAAACTACGCTTCCT GAGGCTCAATAATAACAGTTTGAGTGGAGGTATTCCTATGTCTCTAACCACCATTGGTGCACTTCAAGTACT TGATCTCTCAAACAATCATTTGACAGGAGCAGTTCCAGTCAACGGTTCCTTTTCACTTTTTACTCCTATAAG TTTTGCTAATAATCAGTTGGAAGTTCCTCCAGCTGCTCCAcctcctcctcttcctcctacaccatcatcttcttcttcag TGGGCAATAGCGCAACTGGAGCCATCGCTGGAGGAGTTGCTGCAGGCGCTGCTCTTCTATTTGCAGCTCCTGCAATTTTTCTTGCTTGGTGGCGTCGAAGGAAACCACAAGACCACTTCTTTGATGTTCCTG CTGAGGAGGATCCAGAAGTGCATCTAGGACAACTCAAGAGGTTTTCCTTGCGTGAACTACAAGTTGCATCAGATAATTTTAGCAACAGAAATATACTCGGTAGAGGTGGATTTGGTAAGGTTTATAAGGGCCGGTTAGCTGACGGGTCTTTAGTTGCAGTGAAAAGACTAAAAGAGGAACGTACTCAAGGTGGTGAGTTACAATTTCAGACAGAAGTAGAAATGATCAGCATGGCTGTACACCGAAATCTACTGCGTTTACGGGGCTTTTGTATGACACCCACTGAGCGGGTGCTTGTTTATCCTTACATGGAGAATGGAAGTGTTGCATCACGTTTAAGAG AGAGGGCTGAATCAGAGCCCCCACTTGACTGGCCAAAAAGGAAGCGTATTGCACTTGGATCTGCAAGAGGCCTTGCTTACTTGCATGATCATTGTGATCCTAAAATTATTCATCGTGATGTCAAAGCGGCAAATATCTTATTGGATGAGGAGTTTGAAGCAGTTGTTGGGGATTTTGGGTTAGCTAAACTCATGGACTACAAGGACACTCATGTAACCACTGCTGTATGTGGTACAATTGGGCATATTGCACCTGAGTATTTATCCACTGGTAAATCTTCTGAGAAAACTGATGTGTTTGGCTATGGGGTTATGCTTCTAGAGCTCATAACTGGGCAGAGGGCTTTTGATCTTGCTCGACTTgccaatgatgatgatgtcatgTTGCTAGATTGG GTGAAGGGACTGCTGAAGGACAAGAAATATGAAACATTAGTTGATGCAGATCTTCAAGGTAATTACAATGAAGAAGAGGTGGAACAGCTAATTCAGGTAGCTCTACTCTGCACGCAGAGTACGCCTACGGAACGTCCAAAGATGTCAGAAGTTGTAAGAATGCTTGAAGGTGATGGCCTTGCTGAGAGGTGGGAGGAATGGCAAAAGGAAGAGATGTTCCGACAAGATTTTAACCATGCCCACCACCACCCCCATGCTGATTGGATAATAGCCGACTCTATTTCAAATATCCGACCGGATGAGTTGTCAGGACCGAGATGA
- the LOC132050073 gene encoding BRASSINOSTEROID INSENSITIVE 1-associated receptor kinase 1-like isoform X3: protein MDQSVLVIWVFLCLIGLLLNLSHVAGNTEGDALNALKTNLADPNSVLQSWDPTLVNPCTWFHVTCNNENSVTRVELYSNNISGRIPNELGNLTELVSLDLYLNNLIGPIPASLGKLQKLRFLRLNNNSLSGGIPMSLTTIGALQVLDLSNNHLTGAVPVNGSFSLFTPISFANNQLEVPPAAPPPPLPPTPSSSSSVGNSATGAIAGGVAAGAALLFAAPAIFLAWWRRRKPQDHFFDVPAEEDPEVHLGQLKRFSLRELQVASDNFSNRNILGRGGFGKVYKGRLADGSLVAVKRLKEERTQGGELQFQTEVEMISMAVHRNLLRLRGFCMTPTERVLVYPYMENGSVASRLRERAESEPPLDWPKRKRIALGSARGLAYLHDHCDPKIIHRDVKAANILLDEEFEAVVGDFGLAKLMDYKDTHVTTAVCGTIGHIAPEYLSTGKSSEKTDVFGYGVMLLELITGQRAFDLARLANDDDVMLLDWVKGLLKDKKYETLVDADLQGNYNEEEVEQLIQVALLCTQSTPTERPKMSEVVRMLEGDGLAERWEEWQKEEMFRQDFNHAHHHPHADWIIADSISNIRPDELSGPR, encoded by the exons ATGGATCAGTCGGTGTTGGTGATCTGGGTATTTCTTTGCTTAATTGGGTTGCTTTTGAACTTGTCACATGTTGCTGGTAACACTGAag GTGATGCCTTGAATGCTCTGAAGACAAATTTGGCTGATCCTAATAGTGTTCTACAGAGTTGGGATCCAACCCTTGTTAATCCTTGTACTTGGTTCCATGTGACATGCAACAATGAAAATAGTGTGACTAGAGT GGAACTTTATAGTAATAACATAAGCGGAAGAATTCCAAATGAACTGGGAAACTTGACAGAGTTGGTTAGCTTGGATCTTTACCTGAATAACTTAATTGGTCCAATCCCTGCCTCATTGGGCAAGCTTCAGAAACTACGCTTCCT GAGGCTCAATAATAACAGTTTGAGTGGAGGTATTCCTATGTCTCTAACCACCATTGGTGCACTTCAAGTACT TGATCTCTCAAACAATCATTTGACAGGAGCAGTTCCAGTCAACGGTTCCTTTTCACTTTTTACTCCTATAAG TTTTGCTAATAATCAGTTGGAAGTTCCTCCAGCTGCTCCAcctcctcctcttcctcctacaccatcatcttcttcttcag TGGGCAATAGCGCAACTGGAGCCATCGCTGGAGGAGTTGCTGCAGGCGCTGCTCTTCTATTTGCAGCTCCTGCAATTTTTCTTGCTTGGTGGCGTCGAAGGAAACCACAAGACCACTTCTTTGATGTTCCTG CTGAGGAGGATCCAGAAGTGCATCTAGGACAACTCAAGAGGTTTTCCTTGCGTGAACTACAAGTTGCATCAGATAATTTTAGCAACAGAAATATACTCGGTAGAGGTGGATTTGGTAAGGTTTATAAGGGCCGGTTAGCTGACGGGTCTTTAGTTGCAGTGAAAAGACTAAAAGAGGAACGTACTCAAGGTGGTGAGTTACAATTTCAGACAGAAGTAGAAATGATCAGCATGGCTGTACACCGAAATCTACTGCGTTTACGGGGCTTTTGTATGACACCCACTGAGCGGGTGCTTGTTTATCCTTACATGGAGAATGGAAGTGTTGCATCACGTTTAAGAG AGAGGGCTGAATCAGAGCCCCCACTTGACTGGCCAAAAAGGAAGCGTATTGCACTTGGATCTGCAAGAGGCCTTGCTTACTTGCATGATCATTGTGATCCTAAAATTATTCATCGTGATGTCAAAGCGGCAAATATCTTATTGGATGAGGAGTTTGAAGCAGTTGTTGGGGATTTTGGGTTAGCTAAACTCATGGACTACAAGGACACTCATGTAACCACTGCTGTATGTGGTACAATTGGGCATATTGCACCTGAGTATTTATCCACTGGTAAATCTTCTGAGAAAACTGATGTGTTTGGCTATGGGGTTATGCTTCTAGAGCTCATAACTGGGCAGAGGGCTTTTGATCTTGCTCGACTTgccaatgatgatgatgtcatgTTGCTAGATTGG GTGAAGGGACTGCTGAAGGACAAGAAATATGAAACATTAGTTGATGCAGATCTTCAAGGTAATTACAATGAAGAAGAGGTGGAACAGCTAATTCAGGTAGCTCTACTCTGCACGCAGAGTACGCCTACGGAACGTCCAAAGATGTCAGAAGTTGTAAGAATGCTTGAAGGTGATGGCCTTGCTGAGAGGTGGGAGGAATGGCAAAAGGAAGAGATGTTCCGACAAGATTTTAACCATGCCCACCACCACCCCCATGCTGATTGGATAATAGCCGACTCTATTTCAAATATCCGACCGGATGAGTTGTCAGGACCGAGATGA